A single genomic interval of Chitinophaga sp. 180180018-3 harbors:
- a CDS encoding RagB/SusD family nutrient uptake outer membrane protein, whose protein sequence is MKKWYRIGILICVLLGAGSCKKFLQVKPLDTLSGNDFWKTRGDAQKAVSGAYAILLDKFTRSVLYNVGDFRAGNWNWFNKTNLRAIGNNQMLSTGGGDGANDPQDWQQFYKAIAAANLCIDRIGGIPDPTFSSKEKKSLVAEARFVRAFTYFFICRMYGDVPLQTDPYDISLRPREKMLTVLDFCLKDLAASKDDLPISYDDPTYRAVRGTRGAALALMAHINMWSAGFDKGNQKNYWTQAAALVKELMDLNEYKLIPYTPETFKTIFKGRSEEGIFELSLNANYGGKFHSLICQWTLHAPYIIDALGGRSEITPMVKHLDRVYPRGESDKRMDLWFDDPYAAKDPQSPMFLKFSSITDPVSRDYDANFIFFRYADVILLRAEALAYLDNTAEAITMLNMIRDRAGAKVYNGGGGKALQDAIFYEREKEMMGEGHLWYDLVRTGRVMDKNVTEDPLTQDQMDKGAWTWPISQSAVTNNPLVTRNQYWIQ, encoded by the coding sequence AAAATGGTATAGAATAGGAATTCTGATCTGCGTGTTACTGGGTGCAGGATCCTGTAAGAAGTTCCTGCAAGTAAAACCTTTAGATACGCTCTCCGGAAATGATTTCTGGAAAACCAGGGGAGATGCACAAAAAGCAGTGAGTGGTGCTTATGCCATCCTGCTCGATAAATTCACCAGAAGCGTGTTATATAACGTAGGTGATTTCCGGGCGGGAAACTGGAACTGGTTTAATAAAACCAATCTTCGTGCAATAGGTAATAACCAGATGCTGTCGACTGGCGGCGGTGATGGCGCCAATGATCCGCAGGACTGGCAGCAGTTTTATAAAGCCATAGCTGCAGCTAATCTTTGTATCGACAGGATAGGAGGTATTCCTGATCCGACTTTTAGTTCGAAGGAAAAGAAATCATTGGTGGCGGAAGCCCGGTTTGTCAGGGCGTTCACTTATTTCTTTATTTGCCGGATGTATGGAGATGTGCCTTTGCAAACCGATCCGTACGATATCTCATTGCGGCCGAGAGAGAAGATGCTGACAGTACTGGATTTTTGTTTGAAAGATCTGGCAGCCAGCAAAGATGATCTGCCTATTTCCTACGACGATCCTACCTACCGGGCAGTGCGTGGCACCCGTGGTGCAGCCCTTGCATTAATGGCACATATCAACATGTGGTCGGCCGGATTTGATAAGGGAAATCAAAAGAACTACTGGACACAGGCTGCGGCTCTTGTAAAGGAACTGATGGACCTGAACGAGTATAAGCTAATACCTTATACTCCGGAAACATTCAAGACGATCTTCAAAGGCCGTTCAGAGGAAGGCATATTTGAGTTATCGCTGAATGCCAACTACGGCGGAAAATTTCACTCGCTGATTTGTCAGTGGACGCTGCACGCGCCCTATATCATAGATGCGCTGGGTGGCAGAAGTGAAATTACACCAATGGTGAAGCATCTGGACAGAGTGTATCCGCGAGGGGAGTCGGACAAGAGAATGGATCTCTGGTTTGATGATCCTTATGCAGCAAAAGATCCGCAATCGCCCATGTTCCTGAAATTTTCCTCTATTACAGATCCGGTATCGAGGGATTATGACGCCAACTTCATTTTCTTCCGCTATGCAGATGTGATACTGTTGAGAGCAGAAGCGCTGGCTTACCTTGATAACACGGCAGAGGCGATAACAATGCTGAATATGATCCGCGATCGTGCCGGTGCGAAGGTGTACAACGGCGGCGGTGGTAAGGCGTTACAGGATGCCATCTTCTATGAAAGGGAAAAAGAGATGATGGGAGAAGGACATTTGTGGTATGACCTGGTACGTACAGGAAGAGTGATGGATAAGAATGTAACAGAAGATCCACTCACGCAGGATCAAATGGATAAAGGCGCCTGGACATGGCCCATTTCACAATCAGCTGTTACCAACAACCCGTTAGTAACCAGGAACCAATACTGGATTCAATAA
- a CDS encoding IPT/TIG domain-containing protein → MKRYFYLCLVLAVLNACTKDKVSRSGKNPYQETVLPAIYLTKNGINPASGKVGDEVTISGKGFDKNKDKMAVLFNGVKATVVALTDTTVRVKIPLQAATGNVSVQVDQQYFFGPFFRVFGVFEMDTLYPSLTGANGTIGNIIAVRDGKYLITGDFTSYGGTSRNRVARLNHDGTLDGSFASGSKNGTNSYVSTAVLLKDGKYLVAGAFNSYEGVSYVNSIAMLNSNGSMAADKAQTPSNNLVTVSALQGGVSGQVGDLNVQPDDKILLSGYFRFFVRPNFKLTGSAGQDSVHLDSIQMNGLLRLNKDGSLDSSFNYDLVNHMGKEGPNGFIARSMLMPDGKLLIVGSFTKYNGQTANHIARLNPDGSLDPTFTAGSGADLTISNIAQQPDGKFIIVGSFNNYGGTKMAHVARIDANGVIDPTFNVGAGADGYIYNVAIMPGGQVILSGAFTQFGNLQRNNFIVLNADGTIHPTYNSFGGINPVYNGSSSNFNVGQIVQQPGENAMLVVGAFTRFDFRTANRIVRIKWQ, encoded by the coding sequence ATGAAAAGATATTTCTATTTATGCCTGGTGCTTGCTGTATTGAATGCCTGTACGAAGGACAAGGTAAGCAGGAGCGGGAAGAATCCTTATCAGGAAACAGTGTTGCCGGCAATATATCTGACAAAGAATGGTATCAATCCGGCCAGTGGAAAAGTAGGAGATGAAGTAACGATCAGCGGAAAGGGATTTGATAAGAATAAAGACAAGATGGCGGTATTGTTCAATGGCGTTAAGGCGACAGTTGTTGCACTAACGGATACGACTGTACGTGTTAAAATACCACTGCAGGCAGCTACGGGTAACGTATCTGTGCAGGTGGACCAGCAGTATTTTTTCGGCCCTTTTTTTCGTGTATTTGGCGTGTTTGAGATGGATACATTGTATCCGAGCCTGACGGGGGCGAATGGCACCATCGGGAACATCATAGCTGTAAGAGACGGCAAATATCTGATCACCGGTGATTTTACCTCTTATGGTGGTACATCCAGAAACCGCGTAGCAAGGCTCAATCACGATGGCACACTCGATGGAAGTTTTGCTTCCGGATCGAAGAATGGTACCAATTCATATGTGAGTACAGCGGTGTTGCTGAAAGATGGGAAATACCTGGTTGCCGGCGCCTTTAACAGTTATGAAGGAGTTAGTTATGTAAACAGCATTGCAATGTTGAATAGCAATGGTTCTATGGCTGCGGATAAAGCGCAGACTCCGTCGAATAACCTCGTTACCGTATCAGCGCTGCAGGGAGGCGTATCCGGTCAGGTGGGGGATCTGAATGTACAGCCAGATGATAAGATATTGCTCTCAGGATATTTCCGTTTTTTCGTGCGACCTAATTTCAAACTCACTGGTTCAGCAGGGCAGGATTCTGTACATCTGGATTCTATACAGATGAATGGTTTGCTACGCCTTAACAAAGACGGCAGCCTGGACAGCTCTTTTAACTATGACCTCGTGAATCACATGGGGAAAGAAGGGCCAAACGGTTTTATCGCCCGTTCCATGTTAATGCCGGATGGCAAGCTGCTTATTGTAGGCTCATTTACAAAGTACAACGGGCAGACAGCGAATCACATCGCCCGCCTGAACCCTGATGGATCGCTGGATCCCACCTTTACGGCCGGTTCCGGGGCAGATTTGACTATTAGTAATATCGCGCAGCAACCCGATGGTAAATTTATTATAGTAGGGTCCTTCAATAATTATGGTGGAACAAAAATGGCACATGTAGCCCGTATTGACGCCAATGGTGTGATAGATCCGACGTTTAACGTAGGAGCCGGAGCGGATGGTTACATTTACAACGTAGCCATTATGCCGGGAGGTCAGGTGATTCTCAGTGGAGCGTTTACTCAATTCGGTAATCTGCAGCGCAATAATTTCATCGTATTGAATGCAGATGGAACTATTCACCCTACATATAACAGCTTTGGTGGTATCAACCCTGTTTATAATGGTTCTTCTTCCAATTTCAACGTTGGCCAGATCGTTCAGCAACCCGGTGAAAACGCCATGCTGGTGGTAGGTGCGTTTACGCGTTTCGATTTCCGGACTGCGAACAGGATTGTGAGGATTAAGTGGCAATAG
- a CDS encoding RNA polymerase sigma-70 factor, which produces MSADTPEALFERIFEANKTKIYRFAYKLTEDAARAEDITQRCFVRLWENLHLVKEGQDVFPLLFVYVRHLVIDETRKLYREKKVLAQVAKSAERPETDDSGESMLMQKEFRAHLSDIVKKMPEQRRLVYELSRYHGYSHKEIALQMSISTATVKNHLTIALQFIRRELTTLYDTDTQ; this is translated from the coding sequence ATGTCTGCTGATACCCCTGAGGCCCTTTTTGAAAGAATATTTGAGGCGAACAAGACTAAGATCTACCGGTTTGCGTATAAGCTCACAGAAGACGCAGCCAGGGCAGAGGATATCACACAGCGATGCTTTGTGCGCCTTTGGGAAAACCTGCATCTGGTAAAAGAGGGGCAGGATGTATTTCCATTGTTGTTTGTGTACGTCCGGCACCTGGTAATAGATGAAACACGGAAATTATACCGGGAGAAAAAAGTGCTGGCGCAGGTAGCTAAATCCGCGGAGCGGCCGGAGACTGACGACAGTGGAGAAAGCATGCTGATGCAAAAAGAATTCCGTGCCCACCTGAGTGATATCGTGAAGAAAATGCCTGAACAACGTCGTCTTGTTTATGAACTCAGCCGTTATCATGGTTATAGTCATAAAGAGATTGCGTTGCAAATGTCGATATCTACGGCCACTGTAAAGAACCACTTAACCATTGCGTTGCAGTTCATCCGGCGTGAGCTGACAACGCTTTATGATACTGATACCCAATAA
- a CDS encoding S41 family peptidase yields the protein MRFTVTLPLLCTIALLAACSKKDDTPPPLTGPVTQQEINNWILDSMRVFYLWNRQLPEKPDHSLETQAFFSSIRNAEDKYSIVYNPDDASSAGGTDLLYKYGLDFSIISWPQAAGSVMGVVQIVIPGSGAEQAGFKRGDYFTRINGTLLTSANAVQLSEEMKKAGSSRLTKASINGGTITEDMTITLQGGSVNENPMYLSTVFDAGTKKAGYIFYNAFVDRYDRNVLAAFNDFKRAGISDLVMDIRYNSGGSLAAAAMITVITAPGTTASGPYVRYTGNDNQGTRMLDFSTTLAYPESGGPIRFADLVPSQLMLPRVYILTGRRTISAAELLINNLKPYTQVIQIGAVTAGKDKGAVIIEDTHTPRRIPWVIVPLTYRLANANGEGNYDKGITPQYLVDEMGSLPLLPIGDPKDPLIAKALALIGGNGRAGTESRQQVTRVYEAGSNKMLIIPNVKR from the coding sequence ATGCGATTTACTGTAACATTACCACTTCTCTGTACAATAGCATTGTTAGCCGCATGCAGTAAGAAGGATGACACGCCTCCACCGCTCACCGGACCTGTTACACAACAGGAAATCAACAACTGGATACTGGATAGTATGCGTGTGTTCTATCTCTGGAATCGTCAGCTCCCGGAGAAGCCTGATCATTCGCTAGAAACACAGGCTTTCTTTAGTAGCATCAGGAATGCGGAGGATAAATACTCCATCGTCTACAATCCGGATGATGCTTCTTCAGCGGGCGGAACCGATCTGCTTTACAAATACGGGCTGGACTTCAGCATTATCAGCTGGCCGCAGGCTGCCGGAAGTGTGATGGGGGTAGTGCAAATTGTTATACCTGGTTCGGGAGCAGAACAGGCTGGTTTCAAAAGGGGAGATTACTTTACCCGTATCAATGGTACGTTGCTTACCAGCGCAAATGCTGTTCAGCTTTCAGAAGAGATGAAAAAGGCTGGCAGTAGTCGTCTTACAAAAGCGAGTATAAACGGAGGGACAATTACAGAAGATATGACTATCACCTTACAGGGAGGAAGTGTCAATGAGAACCCGATGTATTTGTCGACAGTATTTGACGCCGGTACAAAAAAGGCCGGCTATATTTTTTATAATGCATTTGTTGACCGATACGACCGGAATGTATTAGCAGCTTTCAACGATTTTAAACGGGCAGGTATCAGCGATCTGGTAATGGATATCCGCTATAATTCAGGCGGAAGTCTGGCTGCCGCAGCCATGATCACTGTTATTACCGCGCCGGGTACAACAGCATCGGGGCCATATGTCAGGTACACGGGGAATGACAACCAGGGTACGCGGATGCTTGATTTTTCGACTACACTTGCCTATCCTGAAAGTGGTGGCCCGATCCGGTTTGCGGATCTTGTGCCCAGCCAGCTGATGTTGCCCAGGGTGTATATTCTTACAGGCAGGCGTACGATATCTGCAGCAGAGCTGCTTATCAATAACCTTAAACCCTATACGCAGGTGATACAGATCGGAGCCGTAACGGCGGGCAAAGACAAAGGAGCTGTGATTATTGAAGATACGCATACACCACGGCGTATACCCTGGGTGATAGTGCCACTCACTTACCGGCTTGCCAATGCTAACGGAGAAGGTAATTATGATAAAGGTATTACTCCTCAGTACCTGGTTGATGAAATGGGCAGTCTGCCATTGTTGCCAATAGGAGATCCTAAGGATCCGCTTATTGCTAAAGCATTGGCGCTGATTGGTGGTAATGGAAGAGCAGGAACAGAAAGCAGGCAGCAGGTAACAAGGGTTTATGAAGCGGGTAGTAACAAGATGTTGATCATTCCGAATGTGAAGAGATAA